Proteins from a genomic interval of Bombus affinis isolate iyBomAffi1 chromosome 18, iyBomAffi1.2, whole genome shotgun sequence:
- the LOC126926518 gene encoding palmitoyltransferase ZDHHC15B-like isoform X3: protein MYIYNTVNRMGKQNGSCCWFVKAAKWIPVIFILTIVLWSYYAYVVQLCFYTVDNYVQKAFYLFFYHILFLLFLWSYWQTVFTDLIEIPYKFKIPDAEMEKFHQAGTEEAQKQILERFAQGLPVTNRTIKGVIRFCEKCQLIKPDRAHHCSICSTCVLKMDHHCPWVNNCVGFHNYKFFMLFLAYALLYCIFITATSLQYLIRFWKGELDGMGRFHLLFLFFVALMFAVSLTSLFSYHCYLVLHNRSTLEAFTPPMFRTGKDKDGFSLGKYNNFQEVFGDNRKLWFLPIFTSLGNGVAYPVRAQHQGTSNTYDSMGSTRNSFGDGVNFPERLCNEDTHTLLGHTTQQWGDETELDSPPPYGSQSGIV from the exons atgtatatctataaTACAGTGAATAGAATGGGAAAGCAAAACGGATCTTGTTGCTGGTTTGTGAAAGCCGCAAAATGGATACcagttatttttattttgacgATTGTCTTATGGTCGTATTATGCTTATGTGGTGCAGTTATGTTTTT aTACTGTAGATAATTATGTTCAAAAAG ctttttatttgtttttttacCACATCctgtttctattatttttatgGTCTTATTGGCAAACTGTATTTACAGACCTAATAGAAATACCATACAAG TTCAAAATACCAGATGCAGAAATGGAAAAATTTCATCAAGCTGGAACGGAAGAAGCACAGAAGCAAATCTTAGAGAGATTTGCACAAGGTCTTCCAGTTACAAATCGCACTATAAAAGGAG tcATACGTTTCTGTGAGAAATGTCAATTAATTAAGCCAGATCGAGCACACCATTGTAGTATATGTAGTACATGTGTTTTAAAAATGGATCACCACTGTCCATGGGTGAACAATTGTGTAGGTTTCCAcaattataaatttttcatgTTGTTCCTGGCATATGCCCTTCTTTATTGCATATTCATTACTGCTACATCGTTACAATATCTCATACGTTTTTGGAAA GGGGAATTGGATGGAATGGGTAGATTCCATCTATTGTTCTTATTCTTTGTCGCATTGATGTTTGCAGTTAGTTTAACTTCCCTTTTCTCTTATCATTGCTACCTTGTTTTACATAATAGATCTACATTAG AGGCATTTACACCACCTATGTTCCGCACAGGAAAGGATAAGGATGGTTTTAGTCTTGGAAAATACAATAACTTCCAAGAAGTTTTTGGTGATAATCGTAAACTATGGTTCCTTCCTATTTTTACTAG TCTCGGAAATGGTGTCGCCTATCCAGTACGTGCGCAACATCAAGGCACATCCAATACTTATGACTCCATGGGCAGTACCCGAAACAG TTTTGGCGATGGGGTAAACTTTCCTGAACGACTGTGCAATGAAGACACACATACTCTGTTGGGACATACTACCCAACAGTGGGGTGATGAGACTGAACTTGACTCTCCACCTCCCTATGGGTCACAATCAGGTATTGTGTAG
- the LOC126926518 gene encoding palmitoyltransferase ZDHHC15B-like isoform X6, giving the protein MYIYNTVNRMGKQNGSCCWFVKAAKWIPVIFILTIVLWSYYAYVVQLCFYTVDNYVQKAFYLFFYHILFLLFLWSYWQTVFTDLIEIPYKFKIPDAEMEKFHQAGTEEAQKQILERFAQGLPVTNRTIKGVIRFCEKCQLIKPDRAHHCSICSTCVLKMDHHCPWVNNCVGFHNYKFFMLFLAYALLYCIFITATSLQYLIRFWKGELDGMGRFHLLFLFFVALMFAVSLTSLFSYHCYLVLHNRSTLEAFTPPMFRTGKDKDGFSLGKYNNFQEVFGDNRKLWFLPIFTSFGDGVNFPERLCNEDTHTLLGHTTQQWGDETELDSPPPYGSQSGIV; this is encoded by the exons atgtatatctataaTACAGTGAATAGAATGGGAAAGCAAAACGGATCTTGTTGCTGGTTTGTGAAAGCCGCAAAATGGATACcagttatttttattttgacgATTGTCTTATGGTCGTATTATGCTTATGTGGTGCAGTTATGTTTTT aTACTGTAGATAATTATGTTCAAAAAG ctttttatttgtttttttacCACATCctgtttctattatttttatgGTCTTATTGGCAAACTGTATTTACAGACCTAATAGAAATACCATACAAG TTCAAAATACCAGATGCAGAAATGGAAAAATTTCATCAAGCTGGAACGGAAGAAGCACAGAAGCAAATCTTAGAGAGATTTGCACAAGGTCTTCCAGTTACAAATCGCACTATAAAAGGAG tcATACGTTTCTGTGAGAAATGTCAATTAATTAAGCCAGATCGAGCACACCATTGTAGTATATGTAGTACATGTGTTTTAAAAATGGATCACCACTGTCCATGGGTGAACAATTGTGTAGGTTTCCAcaattataaatttttcatgTTGTTCCTGGCATATGCCCTTCTTTATTGCATATTCATTACTGCTACATCGTTACAATATCTCATACGTTTTTGGAAA GGGGAATTGGATGGAATGGGTAGATTCCATCTATTGTTCTTATTCTTTGTCGCATTGATGTTTGCAGTTAGTTTAACTTCCCTTTTCTCTTATCATTGCTACCTTGTTTTACATAATAGATCTACATTAG AGGCATTTACACCACCTATGTTCCGCACAGGAAAGGATAAGGATGGTTTTAGTCTTGGAAAATACAATAACTTCCAAGAAGTTTTTGGTGATAATCGTAAACTATGGTTCCTTCCTATTTTTACTAG TTTTGGCGATGGGGTAAACTTTCCTGAACGACTGTGCAATGAAGACACACATACTCTGTTGGGACATACTACCCAACAGTGGGGTGATGAGACTGAACTTGACTCTCCACCTCCCTATGGGTCACAATCAGGTATTGTGTAG
- the LOC126926518 gene encoding palmitoyltransferase ZDHHC15B-like isoform X1, producing the protein MYIYNTVNRMGKQNGSCCWFVKAAKWIPVIFILTIVLWSYYAYVVQLCFYTVDNYVQKAFYLFFYHILFLLFLWSYWQTVFTDLIEIPYKFKIPDAEMEKFHQAGTEEAQKQILERFAQGLPVTNRTIKGVIRFCEKCQLIKPDRAHHCSICSTCVLKMDHHCPWVNNCVGFHNYKFFMLFLAYALLYCIFITATSLQYLIRFWKGELDGMGRFHLLFLFFVALMFAVSLTSLFSYHCYLVLHNRSTLEAFTPPMFRTGKDKDGFSLGKYNNFQEVFGDNRKLWFLPIFTSLGNGVAYPVRAQHQGTSNTYDSMGSTRNRRRSGKHFLHIFLVNLCTSFFMEPFSFSYYLFYTEFQSNKVTYIYLLHECMQVLILFMLLINSILKANVIFKNFIELLLTLRVT; encoded by the exons atgtatatctataaTACAGTGAATAGAATGGGAAAGCAAAACGGATCTTGTTGCTGGTTTGTGAAAGCCGCAAAATGGATACcagttatttttattttgacgATTGTCTTATGGTCGTATTATGCTTATGTGGTGCAGTTATGTTTTT aTACTGTAGATAATTATGTTCAAAAAG ctttttatttgtttttttacCACATCctgtttctattatttttatgGTCTTATTGGCAAACTGTATTTACAGACCTAATAGAAATACCATACAAG TTCAAAATACCAGATGCAGAAATGGAAAAATTTCATCAAGCTGGAACGGAAGAAGCACAGAAGCAAATCTTAGAGAGATTTGCACAAGGTCTTCCAGTTACAAATCGCACTATAAAAGGAG tcATACGTTTCTGTGAGAAATGTCAATTAATTAAGCCAGATCGAGCACACCATTGTAGTATATGTAGTACATGTGTTTTAAAAATGGATCACCACTGTCCATGGGTGAACAATTGTGTAGGTTTCCAcaattataaatttttcatgTTGTTCCTGGCATATGCCCTTCTTTATTGCATATTCATTACTGCTACATCGTTACAATATCTCATACGTTTTTGGAAA GGGGAATTGGATGGAATGGGTAGATTCCATCTATTGTTCTTATTCTTTGTCGCATTGATGTTTGCAGTTAGTTTAACTTCCCTTTTCTCTTATCATTGCTACCTTGTTTTACATAATAGATCTACATTAG AGGCATTTACACCACCTATGTTCCGCACAGGAAAGGATAAGGATGGTTTTAGTCTTGGAAAATACAATAACTTCCAAGAAGTTTTTGGTGATAATCGTAAACTATGGTTCCTTCCTATTTTTACTAG TCTCGGAAATGGTGTCGCCTATCCAGTACGTGCGCAACATCAAGGCACATCCAATACTTATGACTCCATGGGCAGTACCCGAAACAG GAGAAGAAGTGGGAAACATTTTCTTCATATCTTTTTGGTAAATTTATGCACTTCCTTTTTTATGGAACCATTTTCTTTcagttattatttattttatacagagTTCCAGAGTAACaaagttacatatatatatttgcttCATGAATGCATGCAAgtacttattttatttatgcttttaatcaattctattttaaaggccaatgttatatttaaaaactttattgaattattattaacattgaGAGTAacataa
- the LOC126926518 gene encoding palmitoyltransferase ZDHHC2-like isoform X10: protein MYIYNTVNRMGKQNGSCCWFVKAAKWIPVIFILTIVLWSYYAYVVQLCFYTVDNYVQKAFYLFFYHILFLLFLWSYWQTVFTDLIEIPYKFKIPDAEMEKFHQAGTEEAQKQILERFAQGLPVTNRTIKGVIRFCEKCQLIKPDRAHHCSICSTCVLKMDHHCPWVNNCVGFHNYKFFMLFLAYALLYCIFITATSLQYLIRFWKGELDGMGRFHLLFLFFVALMFAVSLTSLFSYHCYLVLHNRSTLEAFTPPMFRTGKDKDGFSLGKYNNFQEVFGDNRKLWFLPIFTSSAMITRATDANQPLVDATEVV, encoded by the exons atgtatatctataaTACAGTGAATAGAATGGGAAAGCAAAACGGATCTTGTTGCTGGTTTGTGAAAGCCGCAAAATGGATACcagttatttttattttgacgATTGTCTTATGGTCGTATTATGCTTATGTGGTGCAGTTATGTTTTT aTACTGTAGATAATTATGTTCAAAAAG ctttttatttgtttttttacCACATCctgtttctattatttttatgGTCTTATTGGCAAACTGTATTTACAGACCTAATAGAAATACCATACAAG TTCAAAATACCAGATGCAGAAATGGAAAAATTTCATCAAGCTGGAACGGAAGAAGCACAGAAGCAAATCTTAGAGAGATTTGCACAAGGTCTTCCAGTTACAAATCGCACTATAAAAGGAG tcATACGTTTCTGTGAGAAATGTCAATTAATTAAGCCAGATCGAGCACACCATTGTAGTATATGTAGTACATGTGTTTTAAAAATGGATCACCACTGTCCATGGGTGAACAATTGTGTAGGTTTCCAcaattataaatttttcatgTTGTTCCTGGCATATGCCCTTCTTTATTGCATATTCATTACTGCTACATCGTTACAATATCTCATACGTTTTTGGAAA GGGGAATTGGATGGAATGGGTAGATTCCATCTATTGTTCTTATTCTTTGTCGCATTGATGTTTGCAGTTAGTTTAACTTCCCTTTTCTCTTATCATTGCTACCTTGTTTTACATAATAGATCTACATTAG AGGCATTTACACCACCTATGTTCCGCACAGGAAAGGATAAGGATGGTTTTAGTCTTGGAAAATACAATAACTTCCAAGAAGTTTTTGGTGATAATCGTAAACTATGGTTCCTTCCTATTTTTACTAG ctCTGCTATGATAACTCGTGCAACAGATGCCAATCAACCATTGGTGGACGCAACTGAAGTTGTTTGA
- the LOC126926518 gene encoding palmitoyltransferase ZDHHC15B-like isoform X2, with translation MYIYNTVNRMGKQNGSCCWFVKAAKWIPVIFILTIVLWSYYAYVVQLCFYTVDNYVQKAFYLFFYHILFLLFLWSYWQTVFTDLIEIPYKFKIPDAEMEKFHQAGTEEAQKQILERFAQGLPVTNRTIKGVIRFCEKCQLIKPDRAHHCSICSTCVLKMDHHCPWVNNCVGFHNYKFFMLFLAYALLYCIFITATSLQYLIRFWKGELDGMGRFHLLFLFFVALMFAVSLTSLFSYHCYLVLHNRSTLEAFTPPMFRTGKDKDGFSLGKYNNFQEVFGDNRKLWFLPIFTSLGNGVAYPVRAQHQGTSNTYDSMGSTRNSFGDGVNFPERLCNEDTHTLLGHTTQQWGDETELDSPPPYGSQSGLRLIK, from the exons atgtatatctataaTACAGTGAATAGAATGGGAAAGCAAAACGGATCTTGTTGCTGGTTTGTGAAAGCCGCAAAATGGATACcagttatttttattttgacgATTGTCTTATGGTCGTATTATGCTTATGTGGTGCAGTTATGTTTTT aTACTGTAGATAATTATGTTCAAAAAG ctttttatttgtttttttacCACATCctgtttctattatttttatgGTCTTATTGGCAAACTGTATTTACAGACCTAATAGAAATACCATACAAG TTCAAAATACCAGATGCAGAAATGGAAAAATTTCATCAAGCTGGAACGGAAGAAGCACAGAAGCAAATCTTAGAGAGATTTGCACAAGGTCTTCCAGTTACAAATCGCACTATAAAAGGAG tcATACGTTTCTGTGAGAAATGTCAATTAATTAAGCCAGATCGAGCACACCATTGTAGTATATGTAGTACATGTGTTTTAAAAATGGATCACCACTGTCCATGGGTGAACAATTGTGTAGGTTTCCAcaattataaatttttcatgTTGTTCCTGGCATATGCCCTTCTTTATTGCATATTCATTACTGCTACATCGTTACAATATCTCATACGTTTTTGGAAA GGGGAATTGGATGGAATGGGTAGATTCCATCTATTGTTCTTATTCTTTGTCGCATTGATGTTTGCAGTTAGTTTAACTTCCCTTTTCTCTTATCATTGCTACCTTGTTTTACATAATAGATCTACATTAG AGGCATTTACACCACCTATGTTCCGCACAGGAAAGGATAAGGATGGTTTTAGTCTTGGAAAATACAATAACTTCCAAGAAGTTTTTGGTGATAATCGTAAACTATGGTTCCTTCCTATTTTTACTAG TCTCGGAAATGGTGTCGCCTATCCAGTACGTGCGCAACATCAAGGCACATCCAATACTTATGACTCCATGGGCAGTACCCGAAACAG TTTTGGCGATGGGGTAAACTTTCCTGAACGACTGTGCAATGAAGACACACATACTCTGTTGGGACATACTACCCAACAGTGGGGTGATGAGACTGAACTTGACTCTCCACCTCCCTATGGGTCACAATCAG GCCTACGATTGATCAAATGA
- the LOC126926518 gene encoding palmitoyltransferase ZDHHC15B-like isoform X5 yields MYIYNTVNRMGKQNGSCCWFVKAAKWIPVIFILTIVLWSYYAYVVQLCFYTVDNYVQKAFYLFFYHILFLLFLWSYWQTVFTDLIEIPYKFKIPDAEMEKFHQAGTEEAQKQILERFAQGLPVTNRTIKGVIRFCEKCQLIKPDRAHHCSICSTCVLKMDHHCPWVNNCVGFHNYKFFMLFLAYALLYCIFITATSLQYLIRFWKGELDGMGRFHLLFLFFVALMFAVSLTSLFSYHCYLVLHNRSTLEAFTPPMFRTGKDKDGFSLGKYNNFQEVFGDNRKLWFLPIFTSFGDGVNFPERLCNEDTHTLLGHTTQQWGDETELDSPPPYGSQSGLRLIK; encoded by the exons atgtatatctataaTACAGTGAATAGAATGGGAAAGCAAAACGGATCTTGTTGCTGGTTTGTGAAAGCCGCAAAATGGATACcagttatttttattttgacgATTGTCTTATGGTCGTATTATGCTTATGTGGTGCAGTTATGTTTTT aTACTGTAGATAATTATGTTCAAAAAG ctttttatttgtttttttacCACATCctgtttctattatttttatgGTCTTATTGGCAAACTGTATTTACAGACCTAATAGAAATACCATACAAG TTCAAAATACCAGATGCAGAAATGGAAAAATTTCATCAAGCTGGAACGGAAGAAGCACAGAAGCAAATCTTAGAGAGATTTGCACAAGGTCTTCCAGTTACAAATCGCACTATAAAAGGAG tcATACGTTTCTGTGAGAAATGTCAATTAATTAAGCCAGATCGAGCACACCATTGTAGTATATGTAGTACATGTGTTTTAAAAATGGATCACCACTGTCCATGGGTGAACAATTGTGTAGGTTTCCAcaattataaatttttcatgTTGTTCCTGGCATATGCCCTTCTTTATTGCATATTCATTACTGCTACATCGTTACAATATCTCATACGTTTTTGGAAA GGGGAATTGGATGGAATGGGTAGATTCCATCTATTGTTCTTATTCTTTGTCGCATTGATGTTTGCAGTTAGTTTAACTTCCCTTTTCTCTTATCATTGCTACCTTGTTTTACATAATAGATCTACATTAG AGGCATTTACACCACCTATGTTCCGCACAGGAAAGGATAAGGATGGTTTTAGTCTTGGAAAATACAATAACTTCCAAGAAGTTTTTGGTGATAATCGTAAACTATGGTTCCTTCCTATTTTTACTAG TTTTGGCGATGGGGTAAACTTTCCTGAACGACTGTGCAATGAAGACACACATACTCTGTTGGGACATACTACCCAACAGTGGGGTGATGAGACTGAACTTGACTCTCCACCTCCCTATGGGTCACAATCAG GCCTACGATTGATCAAATGA
- the LOC126926518 gene encoding palmitoyltransferase ZDHHC15B-like isoform X7, translating into MYIYNTVNRMGKQNGSCCWFVKAAKWIPVIFILTIVLWSYYAYVVQLCFYTVDNYVQKAFYLFFYHILFLLFLWSYWQTVFTDLIEIPYKFKIPDAEMEKFHQAGTEEAQKQILERFAQGLPVTNRTIKGVIRFCEKCQLIKPDRAHHCSICSTCVLKMDHHCPWVNNCVGFHNYKFFMLFLAYALLYCIFITATSLQYLIRFWKGELDGMGRFHLLFLFFVALMFAVSLTSLFSYHCYLVLHNRSTLEAFTPPMFRTGKDKDGFSLGKYNNFQEVFGDNRKLWFLPIFTSFGDGVNFPERLCNEDTHTLLGHTTQQWGDETELDSPPPYGSQSALL; encoded by the exons atgtatatctataaTACAGTGAATAGAATGGGAAAGCAAAACGGATCTTGTTGCTGGTTTGTGAAAGCCGCAAAATGGATACcagttatttttattttgacgATTGTCTTATGGTCGTATTATGCTTATGTGGTGCAGTTATGTTTTT aTACTGTAGATAATTATGTTCAAAAAG ctttttatttgtttttttacCACATCctgtttctattatttttatgGTCTTATTGGCAAACTGTATTTACAGACCTAATAGAAATACCATACAAG TTCAAAATACCAGATGCAGAAATGGAAAAATTTCATCAAGCTGGAACGGAAGAAGCACAGAAGCAAATCTTAGAGAGATTTGCACAAGGTCTTCCAGTTACAAATCGCACTATAAAAGGAG tcATACGTTTCTGTGAGAAATGTCAATTAATTAAGCCAGATCGAGCACACCATTGTAGTATATGTAGTACATGTGTTTTAAAAATGGATCACCACTGTCCATGGGTGAACAATTGTGTAGGTTTCCAcaattataaatttttcatgTTGTTCCTGGCATATGCCCTTCTTTATTGCATATTCATTACTGCTACATCGTTACAATATCTCATACGTTTTTGGAAA GGGGAATTGGATGGAATGGGTAGATTCCATCTATTGTTCTTATTCTTTGTCGCATTGATGTTTGCAGTTAGTTTAACTTCCCTTTTCTCTTATCATTGCTACCTTGTTTTACATAATAGATCTACATTAG AGGCATTTACACCACCTATGTTCCGCACAGGAAAGGATAAGGATGGTTTTAGTCTTGGAAAATACAATAACTTCCAAGAAGTTTTTGGTGATAATCGTAAACTATGGTTCCTTCCTATTTTTACTAG TTTTGGCGATGGGGTAAACTTTCCTGAACGACTGTGCAATGAAGACACACATACTCTGTTGGGACATACTACCCAACAGTGGGGTGATGAGACTGAACTTGACTCTCCACCTCCCTATGGGTCACAATCAG ctCTGCTATGA
- the LOC126926518 gene encoding palmitoyltransferase ZDHHC2-like isoform X8 codes for MYIYNTVNRMGKQNGSCCWFVKAAKWIPVIFILTIVLWSYYAYVVQLCFYTVDNYVQKAFYLFFYHILFLLFLWSYWQTVFTDLIEIPYKFKIPDAEMEKFHQAGTEEAQKQILERFAQGLPVTNRTIKGVIRFCEKCQLIKPDRAHHCSICSTCVLKMDHHCPWVNNCVGFHNYKFFMLFLAYALLYCIFITATSLQYLIRFWKGELDGMGRFHLLFLFFVALMFAVSLTSLFSYHCYLVLHNRSTLEAFTPPMFRTGKDKDGFSLGKYNNFQEVFGDNRKLWFLPIFTRPTIDQMTLLEEATLLPLDTGSAMITRATDANQPLVDATEVV; via the exons atgtatatctataaTACAGTGAATAGAATGGGAAAGCAAAACGGATCTTGTTGCTGGTTTGTGAAAGCCGCAAAATGGATACcagttatttttattttgacgATTGTCTTATGGTCGTATTATGCTTATGTGGTGCAGTTATGTTTTT aTACTGTAGATAATTATGTTCAAAAAG ctttttatttgtttttttacCACATCctgtttctattatttttatgGTCTTATTGGCAAACTGTATTTACAGACCTAATAGAAATACCATACAAG TTCAAAATACCAGATGCAGAAATGGAAAAATTTCATCAAGCTGGAACGGAAGAAGCACAGAAGCAAATCTTAGAGAGATTTGCACAAGGTCTTCCAGTTACAAATCGCACTATAAAAGGAG tcATACGTTTCTGTGAGAAATGTCAATTAATTAAGCCAGATCGAGCACACCATTGTAGTATATGTAGTACATGTGTTTTAAAAATGGATCACCACTGTCCATGGGTGAACAATTGTGTAGGTTTCCAcaattataaatttttcatgTTGTTCCTGGCATATGCCCTTCTTTATTGCATATTCATTACTGCTACATCGTTACAATATCTCATACGTTTTTGGAAA GGGGAATTGGATGGAATGGGTAGATTCCATCTATTGTTCTTATTCTTTGTCGCATTGATGTTTGCAGTTAGTTTAACTTCCCTTTTCTCTTATCATTGCTACCTTGTTTTACATAATAGATCTACATTAG AGGCATTTACACCACCTATGTTCCGCACAGGAAAGGATAAGGATGGTTTTAGTCTTGGAAAATACAATAACTTCCAAGAAGTTTTTGGTGATAATCGTAAACTATGGTTCCTTCCTATTTTTACTAG GCCTACGATTGATCAAATGACATTGCTAGAAGAAGCTACACTTTTGCCACTTGACACTGG ctCTGCTATGATAACTCGTGCAACAGATGCCAATCAACCATTGGTGGACGCAACTGAAGTTGTTTGA
- the LOC126926518 gene encoding palmitoyltransferase ZDHHC15B-like isoform X4, translating into MYIYNTVNRMGKQNGSCCWFVKAAKWIPVIFILTIVLWSYYAYVVQLCFYTVDNYVQKAFYLFFYHILFLLFLWSYWQTVFTDLIEIPYKFKIPDAEMEKFHQAGTEEAQKQILERFAQGLPVTNRTIKGVIRFCEKCQLIKPDRAHHCSICSTCVLKMDHHCPWVNNCVGFHNYKFFMLFLAYALLYCIFITATSLQYLIRFWKGELDGMGRFHLLFLFFVALMFAVSLTSLFSYHCYLVLHNRSTLEAFTPPMFRTGKDKDGFSLGKYNNFQEVFGDNRKLWFLPIFTSLGNGVAYPVRAQHQGTSNTYDSMGSTRNRPTIDQMTLLEEATLLPLDTGSAMITRATDANQPLVDATEVV; encoded by the exons atgtatatctataaTACAGTGAATAGAATGGGAAAGCAAAACGGATCTTGTTGCTGGTTTGTGAAAGCCGCAAAATGGATACcagttatttttattttgacgATTGTCTTATGGTCGTATTATGCTTATGTGGTGCAGTTATGTTTTT aTACTGTAGATAATTATGTTCAAAAAG ctttttatttgtttttttacCACATCctgtttctattatttttatgGTCTTATTGGCAAACTGTATTTACAGACCTAATAGAAATACCATACAAG TTCAAAATACCAGATGCAGAAATGGAAAAATTTCATCAAGCTGGAACGGAAGAAGCACAGAAGCAAATCTTAGAGAGATTTGCACAAGGTCTTCCAGTTACAAATCGCACTATAAAAGGAG tcATACGTTTCTGTGAGAAATGTCAATTAATTAAGCCAGATCGAGCACACCATTGTAGTATATGTAGTACATGTGTTTTAAAAATGGATCACCACTGTCCATGGGTGAACAATTGTGTAGGTTTCCAcaattataaatttttcatgTTGTTCCTGGCATATGCCCTTCTTTATTGCATATTCATTACTGCTACATCGTTACAATATCTCATACGTTTTTGGAAA GGGGAATTGGATGGAATGGGTAGATTCCATCTATTGTTCTTATTCTTTGTCGCATTGATGTTTGCAGTTAGTTTAACTTCCCTTTTCTCTTATCATTGCTACCTTGTTTTACATAATAGATCTACATTAG AGGCATTTACACCACCTATGTTCCGCACAGGAAAGGATAAGGATGGTTTTAGTCTTGGAAAATACAATAACTTCCAAGAAGTTTTTGGTGATAATCGTAAACTATGGTTCCTTCCTATTTTTACTAG TCTCGGAAATGGTGTCGCCTATCCAGTACGTGCGCAACATCAAGGCACATCCAATACTTATGACTCCATGGGCAGTACCCGAAACAG GCCTACGATTGATCAAATGACATTGCTAGAAGAAGCTACACTTTTGCCACTTGACACTGG ctCTGCTATGATAACTCGTGCAACAGATGCCAATCAACCATTGGTGGACGCAACTGAAGTTGTTTGA
- the LOC126926518 gene encoding palmitoyltransferase ZDHHC15B-like isoform X9 has product MFKKFKIPDAEMEKFHQAGTEEAQKQILERFAQGLPVTNRTIKGVIRFCEKCQLIKPDRAHHCSICSTCVLKMDHHCPWVNNCVGFHNYKFFMLFLAYALLYCIFITATSLQYLIRFWKGELDGMGRFHLLFLFFVALMFAVSLTSLFSYHCYLVLHNRSTLEAFTPPMFRTGKDKDGFSLGKYNNFQEVFGDNRKLWFLPIFTSLGNGVAYPVRAQHQGTSNTYDSMGSTRNRRRSGKHFLHIFLVNLCTSFFMEPFSFSYYLFYTEFQSNKVTYIYLLHECMQVLILFMLLINSILKANVIFKNFIELLLTLRVT; this is encoded by the exons ATGTTCAAAAAG TTCAAAATACCAGATGCAGAAATGGAAAAATTTCATCAAGCTGGAACGGAAGAAGCACAGAAGCAAATCTTAGAGAGATTTGCACAAGGTCTTCCAGTTACAAATCGCACTATAAAAGGAG tcATACGTTTCTGTGAGAAATGTCAATTAATTAAGCCAGATCGAGCACACCATTGTAGTATATGTAGTACATGTGTTTTAAAAATGGATCACCACTGTCCATGGGTGAACAATTGTGTAGGTTTCCAcaattataaatttttcatgTTGTTCCTGGCATATGCCCTTCTTTATTGCATATTCATTACTGCTACATCGTTACAATATCTCATACGTTTTTGGAAA GGGGAATTGGATGGAATGGGTAGATTCCATCTATTGTTCTTATTCTTTGTCGCATTGATGTTTGCAGTTAGTTTAACTTCCCTTTTCTCTTATCATTGCTACCTTGTTTTACATAATAGATCTACATTAG AGGCATTTACACCACCTATGTTCCGCACAGGAAAGGATAAGGATGGTTTTAGTCTTGGAAAATACAATAACTTCCAAGAAGTTTTTGGTGATAATCGTAAACTATGGTTCCTTCCTATTTTTACTAG TCTCGGAAATGGTGTCGCCTATCCAGTACGTGCGCAACATCAAGGCACATCCAATACTTATGACTCCATGGGCAGTACCCGAAACAG GAGAAGAAGTGGGAAACATTTTCTTCATATCTTTTTGGTAAATTTATGCACTTCCTTTTTTATGGAACCATTTTCTTTcagttattatttattttatacagagTTCCAGAGTAACaaagttacatatatatatttgcttCATGAATGCATGCAAgtacttattttatttatgcttttaatcaattctattttaaaggccaatgttatatttaaaaactttattgaattattattaacattgaGAGTAacataa